Proteins from one Bacteroides zhangwenhongii genomic window:
- the trpB gene encoding tryptophan synthase subunit beta, with translation MKSFLVDQDGYYGEFGGAYVPEILHKCVEELTNKYLEVIESEEFKKEFEQLLRDYVGRPSPLYLAKRLSEKYGCKLYLKREDLNHTGAHKINNTIGQILLARRMGKKRIIAETGAGQHGVATATVCALMDMECIVYMGKTDVERQHINVEKMKMLGATVIPVTSGNMTLKDATNEAIRDWCCHPADTYYIIGSTVGPHPYPDMVARLQSVISEEIKKQLQEKEGRDYPDYLIACVGGGSNAAGTIYHYINDERVGIILAEAGGKGIETGMTAATIQLGKMGIIHGARTYVIQDEDGQIEEPYSISAGLDYPGIGPIHANLAAQRRANVLAINDDEAIEAAYELTKLEGIIPALESAHALGALRKSKFKPEDIVVLTVSGRGDKDIETYLSFNEQQ, from the coding sequence ATGAAAAGTTTTTTAGTTGACCAGGATGGCTATTACGGAGAATTCGGTGGTGCTTATGTACCGGAAATCCTCCACAAATGTGTTGAGGAACTGACGAACAAGTACCTCGAAGTAATTGAAAGCGAAGAGTTTAAAAAGGAATTTGAGCAGTTATTACGCGACTACGTAGGACGCCCTTCCCCACTCTATCTGGCAAAACGCCTTTCCGAAAAGTATGGTTGCAAGTTGTATCTGAAACGGGAAGACCTGAATCATACCGGTGCGCACAAAATCAACAACACCATCGGACAAATCTTGCTGGCACGCCGCATGGGAAAGAAACGCATCATCGCCGAAACCGGAGCCGGACAACATGGAGTAGCAACAGCTACCGTATGTGCATTGATGGATATGGAATGTATCGTTTATATGGGAAAAACGGATGTAGAACGCCAACATATCAATGTGGAGAAAATGAAAATGCTGGGAGCTACCGTTATTCCCGTTACTTCCGGAAACATGACCTTGAAAGACGCAACCAACGAAGCGATCCGCGACTGGTGTTGCCATCCTGCCGACACTTATTATATTATCGGCTCTACCGTAGGCCCTCATCCTTATCCTGATATGGTGGCACGCCTGCAATCTGTTATCAGCGAAGAAATAAAAAAACAACTGCAAGAAAAAGAAGGGCGTGACTATCCGGATTATCTGATAGCCTGCGTCGGAGGGGGAAGCAATGCTGCCGGAACGATTTATCATTATATCAATGATGAACGGGTAGGCATCATCCTGGCAGAAGCCGGAGGTAAAGGAATAGAAACCGGAATGACCGCCGCCACCATCCAACTCGGTAAAATGGGAATTATCCACGGAGCGCGTACTTACGTCATCCAAGACGAAGACGGACAGATTGAAGAGCCTTACTCGATTTCCGCCGGACTGGATTATCCGGGCATTGGTCCGATACACGCCAATCTTGCCGCACAAAGACGTGCCAACGTTTTGGCAATCAATGACGACGAAGCAATAGAAGCCGCTTACGAACTGACTAAACTCGAAGGTATTATCCCTGCACTGGAATCCGCCCATGCATTAGGAGCTTTGAGAAAATCGAAGTTTAAACCGGAAGATATCGTTGTATTGACAGTTTCAGGACGAGGAGACAAAGATATTGAAACCTATTTATCGTTTAATGAACAGCAATAA
- the trpD gene encoding anthranilate phosphoribosyltransferase — MKQILYKLFEHQYLGRDEARTILQNIAQGKYNDVQVASLITVFLMRNISVEELCGFRDALLEMRIPVDLSEFAPIDIVGTGGDGKNTFNISTASCFTVAGAGFPVVKHGNYGATSVSGASNVMEQHGVKFTSDVDQLRRSMEKCNLAYLHAPLFNPALKAVAPVRKGLAVRTFFNMLGPLVNPVLPAYQLLGVYNLPLLRLYTYTYQESKTKFAVVHSLDGYDEISLTNEFKVATSDHEKIYTPESLGFSRYKETDLDGGQTPEDAAKIFDQIMNNTATEAQKNVVVVNSAFAIHVICPEKTIEECIALAKESLESGRALATLKKFIELNS; from the coding sequence ATGAAACAGATTCTATACAAACTTTTCGAACATCAATATCTGGGACGCGATGAGGCTCGCACCATTTTACAGAACATCGCACAAGGAAAATATAATGATGTACAGGTAGCCTCTTTAATTACCGTCTTTCTGATGCGTAATATCTCTGTGGAAGAATTATGTGGTTTCCGCGATGCATTGCTTGAAATGCGTATTCCGGTTGATTTAAGTGAATTTGCTCCGATAGATATCGTAGGAACCGGAGGTGATGGAAAAAATACATTTAATATTTCTACAGCTTCTTGTTTTACTGTTGCCGGAGCCGGTTTCCCGGTTGTGAAACATGGTAATTACGGAGCAACATCAGTCAGCGGTGCCAGTAATGTGATGGAGCAACACGGTGTAAAGTTCACCAGTGACGTCGATCAACTGCGCCGTAGCATGGAGAAATGTAATCTTGCCTATCTGCATGCTCCTTTATTCAATCCGGCATTAAAGGCAGTTGCTCCGGTTCGTAAAGGATTGGCAGTGCGCACTTTCTTTAATATGCTCGGTCCATTGGTTAATCCGGTATTACCGGCCTATCAGCTTTTAGGAGTTTACAACCTCCCGTTACTTCGCCTCTATACCTATACTTATCAGGAAAGCAAGACGAAATTTGCCGTTGTTCATAGCCTCGACGGATATGACGAAATCTCTCTGACAAATGAATTTAAAGTGGCAACCAGCGATCATGAAAAAATTTACACTCCCGAGAGTCTCGGATTCTCCCGCTATAAGGAAACTGATCTGGATGGCGGACAAACACCGGAAGATGCAGCGAAGATTTTCGACCAGATCATGAATAACACGGCTACAGAAGCTCAAAAAAATGTAGTGGTAGTCAATTCAGCTTTCGCCATCCATGTGATTTGTCCGGAGAAGACTATTGAAGAATGTATTGCTCTCGCCAAAGAGTCATTGGAAAGTGGACGCGCATTAGCTACCCTAAAAAAATTCATTGAATTGAATAGTTAA
- a CDS encoding sugar transferase, translated as MQYFIYIGRDSKTIELFSRLNVGVFYAVPNCSKAIKAVDKIREKYDIALFFEQVDLSKDIADIRYMRKKYPGLYMVLVMDSLSKEEAAQYLKAGINNTIKFEMTHEALTDLSTFLKRRKEQKIKDLQLKAQNIKAFRLPLWKRIFDILFSGMAILCLSPLLIFTALAIRLESKGAVIYKSKRVGSNYQIFDFLKFRSMYTDADKHLKDFNALNQYQQEEEEEPDIWGEDIDTDMNEEGDEEEILLVSDDFVISEEDYIHKKSKEKSNAFVKLENDPRITKIGRFIRKYSIDELPQLFNILKGDMSIVGNRPLPLYEAELLTSDEHIDRFIGPAGLTGLWQVEKRGEAGKLSAEERKQLDITYAKTFSFWLDIKIILKTVTAFIQKENV; from the coding sequence ATGCAATATTTTATTTATATAGGTAGAGATAGCAAGACGATAGAGTTGTTTTCCAGATTAAATGTAGGGGTATTTTATGCTGTTCCCAATTGTAGCAAAGCTATTAAAGCAGTAGACAAAATACGTGAAAAATATGATATAGCTCTATTTTTTGAACAAGTAGACCTCTCCAAAGATATTGCAGATATCCGGTATATGCGCAAGAAATATCCGGGACTTTACATGGTACTTGTTATGGATTCGTTGTCTAAAGAAGAAGCGGCACAATATCTGAAAGCCGGAATCAACAATACCATTAAATTTGAAATGACTCATGAAGCCTTAACAGACTTATCAACTTTTCTCAAACGCCGCAAGGAACAGAAAATAAAAGATCTCCAGCTCAAGGCACAAAATATCAAAGCTTTCCGGTTACCTTTATGGAAACGAATCTTTGATATATTATTTTCGGGAATGGCTATATTATGTCTTTCCCCTCTTTTGATATTTACCGCATTAGCCATTCGCTTGGAAAGTAAAGGAGCAGTCATCTATAAATCCAAACGAGTCGGAAGCAACTATCAGATATTTGATTTTCTCAAATTTCGTTCCATGTATACTGATGCGGACAAGCATCTGAAAGATTTCAATGCTCTTAACCAATACCAGCAGGAAGAAGAGGAGGAGCCCGATATATGGGGAGAAGACATCGATACAGACATGAATGAAGAAGGCGATGAAGAAGAAATTCTTTTAGTATCCGATGATTTCGTTATCTCCGAAGAAGATTATATTCACAAAAAATCCAAAGAGAAAAGCAATGCTTTTGTTAAACTGGAAAATGATCCGAGAATAACAAAGATAGGACGCTTTATCCGCAAATACAGTATCGACGAGTTACCGCAGCTTTTTAATATCTTAAAAGGGGATATGTCAATAGTCGGCAATCGACCTCTCCCACTCTATGAAGCCGAATTACTGACTAGCGACGAACATATCGACCGCTTCATAGGTCCTGCCGGGCTAACCGGTCTATGGCAGGTAGAGAAAAGAGGTGAAGCAGGCAAACTTTCCGCTGAAGAACGTAAACAATTGGATATCACTTATGCAAAAACTTTTTCTTTCTGGCTGGATATAAAGATTATTCTAAAGACAGTTACTGCATTTATTCAAAAAGAGAACGTATAA
- a CDS encoding response regulator, with product MKKKILLVDDKATIGKVAGVYLGKDYDFTYREDPIKAIEWLNEGNIPDLIISDIRMPLMTGDEFLRYMKNNELFKSIPIVMLSSEESTTERIRLLEEGAEDYILKPFNPLELKVRIKKIID from the coding sequence ATGAAAAAGAAAATATTACTAGTCGACGATAAAGCGACAATTGGAAAAGTAGCCGGTGTATACTTAGGAAAAGATTATGATTTTACCTATCGGGAAGATCCTATCAAAGCTATCGAATGGCTGAACGAGGGCAATATACCCGATCTTATCATATCGGATATCCGCATGCCTCTCATGACAGGAGACGAGTTCTTAAGATACATGAAAAATAATGAATTATTCAAGTCAATCCCTATTGTCATGTTATCCAGTGAGGAAAGCACGACGGAAAGAATCAGACTATTGGAAGAAGGAGCGGAAGACTACATATTAAAGCCATTCAACCCATTGGAACTCAAAGTCCGAATCAAAAAGATTATTGACTAA
- the trpC gene encoding indole-3-glycerol phosphate synthase TrpC has product MKDILSEIIANKRFEVDLQKQAISIEQLQEGISEAPTSRSMKQALASSASGIIAEFKRRSPSKGWIKEEASPEEIVPSYAAAGASALSILTDEKFFGGSLKDIRTARPLVEIPILRKDFIIDAYQLYQARIVGADAILLIAAALEQDKCNELTEKAHELGLEVLLEIHNTEELSYINEEIDMIGVNNRNLGTFFTDVENSFRLAEQLPQDSVLVSESGISNPEIVKRLRTAGFRGFLIGETLMKTEHPGETLQNFLQAMQ; this is encoded by the coding sequence ATGAAAGATATATTATCAGAGATTATAGCAAACAAACGATTTGAAGTTGACCTGCAAAAGCAGGCTATCTCCATCGAGCAATTACAGGAAGGTATCAGCGAAGCTCCGACCTCTCGTTCTATGAAGCAGGCATTAGCCTCGTCTGCATCGGGTATTATCGCTGAATTCAAGCGCCGGTCTCCGTCCAAAGGATGGATAAAGGAAGAAGCATCCCCGGAAGAGATTGTTCCCTCCTATGCAGCAGCAGGAGCTTCTGCCCTTTCCATCCTCACCGACGAGAAGTTTTTCGGAGGAAGCCTGAAGGACATCCGCACTGCACGCCCTTTGGTAGAGATCCCCATTCTTAGGAAAGACTTCATCATCGACGCTTACCAACTTTATCAAGCGAGAATAGTCGGTGCAGATGCCATACTTCTTATCGCAGCCGCACTTGAACAGGACAAATGCAATGAGCTTACAGAAAAAGCTCATGAACTGGGTTTGGAGGTCTTATTGGAAATTCACAACACTGAAGAACTATCATATATCAATGAGGAAATAGATATGATAGGCGTCAACAACCGTAATTTAGGGACTTTCTTTACGGATGTGGAAAACTCTTTCCGTCTCGCCGAACAACTCCCCCAAGATTCTGTATTGGTATCAGAAAGTGGCATCTCCAATCCTGAAATCGTGAAACGTCTTCGGACAGCCGGATTTCGCGGATTCTTGATCGGCGAGACATTGATGAAAACGGAACATCCGGGAGAAACCTTACAGAATTTCCTGCAAGCAATGCAATAA
- a CDS encoding anthranilate synthase component II produces MKILLLDNYDSFTYNLLHAVKELGATDVEVVRNDQIELDEVDRFDKIILSPGPGIPEEAGLLLPIIKRYAPTKSILGVCLGHQAIGEAFGARLENLKEVYHGVQTPITILHQDLLFEGLGKEIPVGRYHSWVVSREGFPDCLEITAESQEGQIMAIRHKTYNVHGIQFHPESVLTPQGKEIIKNFLND; encoded by the coding sequence ATGAAAATATTACTTTTAGATAACTACGACTCTTTCACTTATAACCTGCTGCACGCAGTGAAAGAATTAGGGGCTACTGATGTAGAAGTAGTCCGCAATGACCAGATAGAGCTTGATGAAGTAGACCGGTTTGATAAAATCATCCTGTCTCCCGGACCGGGCATACCCGAAGAAGCCGGCCTGTTATTACCTATTATTAAAAGATATGCTCCGACCAAAAGTATTCTGGGTGTCTGCCTCGGCCATCAAGCCATCGGCGAAGCTTTCGGAGCACGCCTGGAAAATCTCAAAGAAGTATACCATGGGGTACAGACTCCGATTACCATCCTTCACCAGGACCTGCTTTTTGAAGGGCTGGGAAAAGAAATCCCTGTTGGAAGATACCATTCCTGGGTAGTCAGCCGGGAAGGTTTTCCCGATTGCCTGGAAATAACGGCAGAAAGTCAGGAAGGACAAATCATGGCAATCCGCCATAAGACCTACAATGTACATGGTATTCAGTTCCATCCCGAATCAGTATTAACTCCGCAAGGAAAAGAAATTATTAAAAACTTCTTAAACGATTAA
- a CDS encoding anthranilate synthase component I family protein, which yields MKTFNYTTHSKQVLGDMHTPVSIYLKVRDMYPQSALMESSDYHAGENSLSFIALCPLASIGINGGIVTANYPDNSRTEEPLTKTLHVEKAMNRFINQFQVTGDNKNVCGLYGYTTFNAVKYFEHIPVKESHDEQNDAPDLLYILYKYVIVFNHFKNELTLVEMLSEGEESGLPELEAAIENRNYASYNFSVTDPVTSPITDEEHKANVRKGIAHCMRGDVFQIVLSRRFIQPYAGDDFKVYRALRSINPSPYLFYFDFGGYRIFGSSPETHCKIEDGRAYIDPIAGTTRRTGDVVKDRELTEALLADPKENAEHVMLVDLARNDLSRNCHDVRVLFYKEPQYYSHVIHLVSRVSGVLNKGADKIKTFIDTFPAGTLSGAPKIRAMQLISEIEPHNRGAYGGCIGFIGLNGELNQAITIRTFVSRNNELWFQAGGGIVARSQDEYELQEVNNKLGALKKAIDLAVKLKN from the coding sequence ATGAAAACATTCAATTATACAACTCATAGCAAACAAGTGCTCGGAGATATGCATACTCCTGTCAGCATTTACCTGAAAGTGCGCGACATGTATCCGCAATCTGCATTAATGGAAAGTTCCGACTATCATGCCGGAGAAAATTCCTTGTCATTTATAGCCCTCTGTCCCCTGGCAAGTATCGGTATAAACGGCGGCATTGTCACTGCCAACTATCCCGATAACAGCCGCACGGAAGAACCCCTGACAAAAACCCTCCATGTAGAAAAGGCCATGAACCGGTTTATCAATCAATTCCAGGTGACCGGGGATAATAAGAATGTATGTGGACTTTACGGATACACGACGTTCAACGCTGTGAAATATTTCGAGCACATCCCGGTGAAAGAAAGTCACGATGAGCAAAATGACGCTCCGGATTTGCTATACATATTATATAAGTATGTCATTGTTTTCAATCACTTCAAAAATGAATTGACACTCGTTGAAATGTTGTCCGAAGGAGAAGAAAGCGGATTGCCGGAACTGGAAGCTGCTATCGAAAACCGGAATTATGCTTCTTACAACTTCTCTGTAACAGATCCCGTTACCAGCCCTATCACCGACGAGGAACATAAAGCCAATGTCCGCAAAGGAATTGCGCACTGTATGCGTGGAGATGTTTTCCAAATCGTACTTTCCAGAAGATTTATCCAACCTTATGCCGGAGATGATTTCAAAGTGTACCGCGCACTCCGCAGCATCAATCCTTCTCCTTATCTTTTCTACTTCGATTTCGGAGGATACCGCATCTTCGGTTCTTCACCGGAAACACATTGCAAAATCGAAGATGGTCGTGCTTACATCGATCCGATTGCCGGAACTACCCGCCGTACCGGAGATGTAGTAAAAGACCGGGAACTGACAGAAGCTTTATTGGCCGACCCTAAAGAAAATGCAGAGCATGTCATGCTGGTTGATCTTGCCAGAAACGACCTTTCCCGTAATTGTCATGATGTACGCGTACTATTCTATAAGGAACCACAATATTATAGTCATGTCATTCACCTGGTAAGCCGTGTCAGCGGTGTGTTGAATAAGGGTGCAGACAAAATAAAAACGTTTATTGATACGTTTCCTGCCGGCACATTAAGCGGTGCTCCCAAAATACGCGCTATGCAGTTAATCAGTGAAATCGAGCCACATAATCGTGGAGCCTATGGTGGCTGTATCGGTTTTATCGGATTGAACGGCGAATTAAATCAGGCTATCACTATCCGTACTTTTGTAAGCCGCAACAATGAACTTTGGTTCCAAGCCGGAGGAGGTATTGTAGCACGCAGTCAGGATGAATACGAACTGCAAGAGGTGAACAACAAACTCGGAGCACTGAAAAAGGCGATTGATTTAGCTGTCAAATTAAAGAATTAA
- a CDS encoding asparaginase — translation MRAETPSVLLIYTGGTIGMIENPETGALENFNFDHLLKHVPELKRFNYRISSYQFEPPLDSSDMEPAYWAKLVKIINYNYDYFDGFVILHGTDTMAYTASALSFMLENLSKPVILTGSQLPIGTLRTDGKENLITAIEIAAAKNPDGTAIVPEVCIFFENHLMRGNRTTKINAENFNAFRSFNYPPLARVGIHIKYEPNLIRKPDPTKPLKPHYLFDTNVVILTLFPGIQESIVTSLLHVPGLKAVVMKTFGSGNAPQKEWFIRQLKEATERGIIIVNITQCASGAVEMGRYETGMHLLEAGVISGYDSTPECAITKLMFLLGHGLSNQDIRYKMNSCLIGEITKV, via the coding sequence ATGAGAGCAGAGACCCCTTCCGTTTTGTTAATTTACACGGGTGGAACGATCGGAATGATAGAAAATCCGGAAACTGGTGCTTTAGAAAACTTTAACTTCGATCATCTACTCAAGCATGTACCCGAATTAAAAAGATTCAACTACCGCATCTCTTCCTATCAATTCGAACCACCTCTCGACTCTTCGGATATGGAACCTGCTTACTGGGCAAAACTGGTAAAGATTATCAATTATAATTACGACTATTTCGATGGTTTTGTCATTCTTCACGGAACGGACACTATGGCTTACACAGCTTCCGCATTAAGTTTTATGCTCGAAAACCTGAGCAAGCCTGTCATCCTCACAGGTTCACAGCTTCCTATCGGGACTTTACGGACGGATGGAAAAGAAAACCTTATCACAGCTATTGAAATCGCTGCCGCCAAGAACCCGGACGGAACAGCCATCGTTCCTGAGGTCTGCATATTTTTTGAAAATCATTTGATGCGTGGCAACCGTACAACCAAAATCAATGCGGAAAACTTCAACGCATTTCGTTCTTTCAACTACCCACCATTAGCACGGGTAGGCATCCATATCAAATATGAGCCTAACTTGATTCGCAAACCCGATCCGACAAAACCGTTAAAGCCACATTATTTATTTGATACCAATGTCGTTATTCTGACGCTCTTTCCCGGCATTCAAGAAAGTATCGTGACCTCCCTCCTTCATGTTCCGGGATTAAAGGCTGTCGTAATGAAGACTTTCGGATCGGGAAACGCACCGCAAAAAGAATGGTTTATCCGCCAGCTAAAGGAAGCGACGGAACGTGGAATCATCATTGTCAACATTACCCAATGCGCGTCCGGAGCTGTAGAAATGGGACGTTATGAAACAGGAATGCATCTTTTGGAAGCCGGTGTTATCAGCGGATATGACAGTACCCCCGAATGCGCCATTACGAAACTGATGTTTCTGCTGGGACACGGATTATCCAACCAAGACATTCGGTACAAAATGAATTCTTGTCTGATAGGAGAAATCACTAAAGTTTGA
- a CDS encoding iron-containing alcohol dehydrogenase — MENFIFQNPVKLIMGKGMIARLAKEIPSDKRIMITFGGGSVKKNGVYDQVKEALKNHFTVEFWGIEPNPAIETLRKAIALGKEEKVDYLLAVGGGSVIDGTKLISAGILYDGDAWDLVLAGRPVTHTVPLATVLTLPATGSEMNNGAVISRRETKEKYPFYANYPIFSILDPEVTFTLPPHQVACGLADTFVHVMEQYMTTPGQSRIMDRWAEGILQTLVEIAPKIRENQHDYQLMADFMLSATMALNGFIAMGVAQDWATHMIGHEITALHGLTHGHTLAIVLPATLQVLHEEKGDKLLQYGERVWGITSGTREERIDEAICHTEEFFRSLGLTTRLHEENIGQDTILEIERRFNERGAKYGENGNVTGTVARRILEVAL; from the coding sequence ATGGAAAATTTTATTTTTCAAAATCCCGTGAAACTGATAATGGGAAAAGGGATGATTGCCCGGTTGGCTAAAGAAATACCGTCCGACAAGCGTATTATGATTACTTTTGGCGGCGGAAGCGTGAAGAAAAACGGAGTGTACGATCAGGTAAAGGAAGCATTGAAGAATCATTTTACAGTAGAATTCTGGGGAATCGAACCCAATCCTGCCATTGAAACTCTCCGTAAAGCTATTGCTTTGGGAAAAGAAGAGAAAGTAGATTATCTGCTGGCTGTTGGTGGTGGTTCCGTTATTGACGGTACGAAATTGATTTCCGCAGGAATCCTGTATGATGGTGATGCCTGGGATTTAGTACTTGCCGGACGTCCAGTCACTCATACTGTACCTCTTGCCACTGTATTGACTTTGCCCGCTACCGGTTCGGAGATGAATAACGGGGCAGTTATTTCCCGTCGTGAAACAAAAGAGAAATATCCTTTTTATGCCAACTATCCAATCTTCTCTATTCTTGACCCGGAAGTAACCTTTACCTTGCCTCCTCATCAGGTGGCCTGTGGTTTGGCTGATACCTTTGTTCATGTGATGGAGCAATATATGACTACTCCCGGGCAGAGCCGCATTATGGATCGTTGGGCGGAGGGCATTTTACAAACTTTGGTGGAAATAGCTCCGAAAATCCGTGAAAACCAGCATGATTATCAACTGATGGCTGATTTTATGCTTTCGGCTACAATGGCATTGAATGGATTTATTGCTATGGGAGTGGCGCAAGACTGGGCAACTCACATGATTGGCCATGAAATTACTGCTTTGCACGGATTGACACATGGTCATACGTTAGCCATTGTTCTTCCTGCCACTTTACAGGTGCTTCATGAAGAAAAAGGAGATAAACTTTTGCAGTATGGTGAAAGAGTCTGGGGAATTACTTCCGGTACGCGAGAAGAACGGATTGATGAAGCGATTTGTCATACCGAAGAGTTCTTCCGTTCACTTGGGCTGACTACACGTTTGCATGAGGAGAACATCGGACAGGATACTATTCTGGAAATCGAACGCCGATTCAATGAGCGTGGTGCTAAATATGGAGAGAATGGAAATGTAACGGGTACTGTTGCCCGCAGGATATTAGAGGTTGCACTTTAA
- a CDS encoding phosphoribosylanthranilate isomerase: MINGKIIKVCGMCEAENIRDVEALEGIDMLGFIFYPKSPRYIYELPAYLPIRAKRVGVFVNADKPTVSMYADRFGLDYVQLHGTESPEYCRSLQERGLKIIKAFSIALPKDLTKVYEYEKACDFFLFDTKCEQYGGSGNQFDWNILHTYKGHVPFILSGGIHSCSAHSLKGFSHPLLAGYDLNSRFEVKPGKKDTDRIRTFLNELKS; encoded by the coding sequence ATGATCAACGGAAAAATCATCAAAGTTTGCGGGATGTGTGAAGCAGAAAACATACGGGACGTAGAAGCACTCGAAGGTATTGATATGCTGGGATTTATTTTTTATCCCAAATCTCCGAGATATATCTATGAACTTCCCGCTTACCTTCCTATTCGCGCCAAGCGTGTCGGAGTATTTGTAAATGCAGATAAGCCGACAGTCAGTATGTATGCTGACCGTTTCGGACTGGACTATGTCCAACTGCATGGGACGGAATCACCGGAATATTGCCGGTCACTACAAGAGAGGGGACTGAAAATCATCAAAGCATTTTCGATAGCCCTACCCAAAGACTTGACAAAGGTATATGAATATGAGAAAGCTTGCGATTTTTTCCTGTTCGACACTAAATGCGAACAATATGGCGGTTCGGGGAATCAATTTGACTGGAATATATTGCATACATACAAAGGACACGTACCTTTTATATTAAGCGGAGGAATCCATTCCTGCAGCGCCCATTCTCTCAAGGGATTCAGCCATCCCCTCCTTGCCGGATACGACCTCAATAGTCGTTTTGAAGTGAAACCCGGAAAGAAAGATACAGACCGGATCCGAACATTCCTAAATGAATTAAAATCATAA
- the trpA gene encoding tryptophan synthase subunit alpha, whose protein sequence is MNRINQLFNSDKKDILSIYFCAGDPTLEGTAHIIRTLENNGVDMIEIGIPFSDPMADGIVIQNAATQALRNGMSLKLLFEQLRDIRKDVKIPLILMGYLNPIMQFGFENFCRRCVECGIDGVIIPDLPFRDYQEQYRIIAERYGIKVIMLITPETSEERVREIDAHTDGFIYMVSSAATTGAQQDFNEQKRAYFKKIEDMHLNNPLMVGFGISNKATFQAACEHASGAIIGSRFVTLLEEEKDPEKAILKLKAGLK, encoded by the coding sequence ATGAATAGAATCAATCAACTTTTCAATAGCGATAAGAAAGACATACTTTCTATCTATTTCTGCGCCGGTGATCCTACTTTAGAAGGGACTGCTCACATAATCCGTACTCTCGAAAACAACGGAGTCGACATGATCGAAATCGGAATCCCTTTCAGCGACCCGATGGCGGACGGCATTGTCATTCAGAATGCCGCTACTCAAGCTTTACGCAACGGTATGTCTTTAAAACTTCTTTTTGAACAACTACGGGATATTCGAAAGGATGTGAAAATTCCATTGATATTAATGGGATACTTAAATCCGATCATGCAATTCGGATTTGAGAATTTCTGCCGTAGATGTGTAGAATGTGGTATCGACGGTGTCATTATCCCTGATCTCCCTTTCCGTGACTATCAGGAACAATACCGAATCATCGCCGAACGATATGGTATCAAGGTGATTATGCTTATTACCCCGGAGACCAGCGAAGAACGCGTGCGGGAAATCGATGCGCATACGGATGGTTTTATCTATATGGTTTCATCAGCGGCAACCACCGGAGCACAACAGGATTTCAATGAGCAGAAGCGAGCCTATTTCAAAAAAATAGAGGATATGCACCTCAACAATCCGTTAATGGTAGGGTTCGGAATCTCCAATAAAGCGACTTTTCAAGCTGCTTGCGAACACGCCTCCGGAGCAATCATAGGCAGCAGATTCGTTACTTTGCTTGAAGAAGAAAAAGATCCGGAGAAGGCAATACTCAAATTAAAAGCAGGATTGAAATGA